The genome window AGCGAGCATAGCCCCGCTATGTGAGCGAGGAGCAACGCGGCGCACGGCCGGGATGGGGCCTCCCGCTCTTCCTCAGAAGTCATGGGAGGAGCGGGTCGCGCGCTATCGGGCTGCGACGGCGTCGCTCCAATAGCGCGCGACCGGAGAACATGCTATTACTCGGACGGACTCCCAGAATCAACCGCACAGGAGGAGCACATGGAACACGAAGAGAAGACCCGCGACCCCTTCCTGCAGGCGGCCCTCGACGAGGCGAAGAAGGGCCTCCGCGAGGGAGGCATCCCCATCGGCTCCGTGCTCGTCCGCGACGGCAAGATCGTCGGCCGCGGGCACAACCGGCGCGTCCAGGACGGAGACCCCGTCACCCACGCCGAGATCGACTGCCTGCGCCGCGCCGGCCGCGTCGGGAGCTACGCGGGCGCGGTCCTCTACTCCACCCTCATGCCCTGCTACCTCTGCTCGGGCGCCGTCGTGCAGTTCGGGATCAAGAAGGTCGTCGCCGGCGAGAGCCGCACCTTCCCGGGAGGCCCCGAGTTCATGCGCGCGCACGGCGTCGAGGTCGTCGACGCCGACGACGCCGAGTGCGCCGCGCTCATGCGCGACTTCATCGCGAAGAACCCGAAGCTCTGGGACGAAGACATCGGCCGCTGATTCCTCGAGAGCCCCTCTCCCGCGTGGTGGGAGAGGGGAAAGGGCGCTCTGCGCCCGGGGTTGAGGGGGGACCGGCCTCAGCCGGTCCCGAAGCGGATGCGCAGCAGGTCACGCAGGTTGCGGAGGTTCCCGGCCACGAGCTCGAGCCGGCTGTCCGCGTCGTCGCGCCAGCGCACCGGCACCTGCGCGATCTTCAGCCCGAGGAGCTGGGCGATGCGCAGGATCTCCACGTCGAACATGTAGCCGTCGACGCGCTGGCGCTCGAAGACGGCGCGCGCGGCCTCCCGCCGGAAGAACTTGAAGCCGCACTGCGTGTCCGAGATCTCGTGCAGGCCGATGAGGGCGCGCAGGACGACGCGGAAGCCGTGCGAGCCGACCCGGCGGTAGAACGGCTGCGGCCGCTCGATGAGCCCGCGCTGGAGCGTGCGCGAGCCGATGACGAGGTCGTGCCCCCCCGCGAGGAGCGGCAGGAACTTGTCGAGCTCGGTGACGGGGGTCTTGTTGTCGGCGTCCATGAAGCCGACGACCTCGCCGCGCGCGAGCCCCACGCCGAGGCGGACCCCGCGCCCCTTCCCGAGACGCTCGACGCCCCCCAGCACGAAGACGTTCGGGTCGGCCTTCGCGGCCTCGTGCGCCTTCTCGCGCGTCCCGTCGTTCCCGTCGGCGGCGACGATGATCTCGTAGGTCCGGCCGGCGGCGCGGAAATAGTCCTGGATCTCGCGCAGGGTCCCGAGGATGCGCGCGGCCTCGTTGTAGGCCGGGAGGATGACGCTGACCGACGGGGAAGGGCTCATCGCGGAGATTCTACTTCTTCCGGCCCACGGGCATGTCCTGGAACCGATAGACCCTGTCCACCAGGCGGGTCAGCGGGCCCCAGGGCAGCAGGCGCTCGAACCCGCCCGCCTCGGCGACGCGCAGGTTCTTGAGGATCTTGAATCGAAGGACGTCCTCGAGGCCGTCGAGCCGGCCGGGACGCTCGGCGCGCAGGCCCGCCTTCTCGAAGGCGAGGGCCAGCGTGTCCGGCTCGAAGAAGGAGACGTGCACTTCGGGGACGAGATAGGACCACGAGAGCAGGTCGGCGCGGCGCGGCCGCGCGTTCTGGGTCGTGCAGAAGAGGGTCCCGCCGGGCTTGAGGAGGGCCGCCATCCGCGCGAGCTCGGCCGCGGGGTCGGGGAGGTGTTCGACGACCTCGACCGCGGTCACGAGGTCGAAACTCCCCCGCGCGGCCTCGAGCCCCGCCTCATCGAGCATGGGGACGCCCTTCTCCGCCGCGCGCGCGCGGATCCAGCCCGTCTCCCAGCCGAGCGCGTCGTGCTCCGCCGCGCGCGCCGCGCGCACGAGTCCGCCCGCGCCGCAGCCGTAGTCGAGCCAGCGCAGGCCGCTCGCGCGGCCGGTCAGCGCCCGCGCGATGCGCAGAAGTCCCGCCCACTCATAGCGGCGCACGGTCGTCTCGGGCCGCTCGAGCTCGTCGAGGTAGCGCACCAGGGGGTCGGCGCCCTGCCCGCGATAATAGGCCTCGTCGTAGAGCGCGCCGAGGTCGGGCTCCGGGTCGCCCACGAAGGTGAAGCGGCAGGACGGGCAGTGATAGACGCGGAAGGGACGCGGACGGAAGCGTCCCGTCTTCTCGCCCACGAGGAAGGCCTTCTTCCCGCAGACGCGGCAGTCGTCGATGCCCTTCATCGGACAAAGTGTAGATGTTCTGCCGGGGGTTTTCAAAGCCGGACGCTCTTATGTAGTATGTTCGGATGGTACGCGCGCGCGTCTGCGCGCGTTCCGGCATGTCCATACCGACGACCTCTCGGATCGAACGCTGGGCCCTGCCCGTCCTGCTGCTGTGCACGGTGCTGGCCGCCTATGTCCTGCCGGCGACGGCGCTCGCCCTGCGCGCGCGCCTCGCACGCGAGCTCCCGCAGGAGTGGGCGAAGGTCGGCAACGACGGCTCCTGGCAGGCGGCCTCCCCCTTCATGACCGGCGGGGTCTACAACGACGAGGGCTTCTACGCGCTCAAGCCGCGCCAGATCCTCCTGCGCGGCGTGCCCGCCGACCCCTACACCGGGGACGCGCGCCCCGCGGCCTGGCTCCTGGGCGCCGCGATGTACTACCCGATGGCGCTCTTCTTCCTCCTCGCCGGCGGCTCCCTGCAGTGGGGCCTCGTGCTCGCCAAAGGCGCGACCATGGCCCTCAAGCTCGGGGTCGTCTACGCGGTGCTCCGCCGCCGCACCGGCGACGGCCGCGCCGCGCTCGTCGGCGCCGCGGCCCTCACCTTCCTCGCCGACCTCGCCATCACGGCGGCCGTCGGCCCCCGCGCCGTCCTGAGCGCCCTGGCCGCCCTCGACGCCGGCGGCCTGCGCGCCTGGCTCGCGCGCCTGCCCACCGTGCTCTTCAATCCCGCCCAGGTCCAGGAATGGGCGTTCCTGCCCAACCACACGGTCGCGGTGCTCCTGCTCTACGCCGCGGTCGTCTCCGCCTGGACGCTGGCCGTCGACGAGCGTCCCCGCAGAGGCGCCGCCGCGCTCGCCGGCCTGCTCTTCGGCCTCGTCTGCTTCTCGCACTTCTTCGAGTGGACGCTCGCAGCGGCCTGGCTCGGGGGTTTCGCCCTCCTCGTCCCCCTGGCCGGCCTGAGCGCGCAGGGACGCCGCAACCTCTGGACGACGACGGGCGTCGCCGCGGCCTGCTGCCTCGCCTTCGTCCTCCTCACCCGAGCCCTCATCGGCCCGGCCGGGGCGGACCTCCTGCGCCATCTCGGCAACGCGCCGGTCGCGCACTGGGGCGCCTTCGTCTACCTCGCCTACGGCCTGCTCTTCCTGCGCCTCGCGCGCACGGAGCCGGAGTACCGCCCCTACTGGATCGGCTTCGCCGCCTTCCAGCTCGTCGTCTTCGCGCTCTCCCTCTCGCCGATCCTCCTGCGCGTCGACCTCCAGTTCTTCCGCC of Elusimicrobiota bacterium contains these proteins:
- a CDS encoding nucleoside deaminase, whose translation is MEHEEKTRDPFLQAALDEAKKGLREGGIPIGSVLVRDGKIVGRGHNRRVQDGDPVTHAEIDCLRRAGRVGSYAGAVLYSTLMPCYLCSGAVVQFGIKKVVAGESRTFPGGPEFMRAHGVEVVDADDAECAALMRDFIAKNPKLWDEDIGR
- a CDS encoding dolichyl-phosphate beta-glucosyltransferase encodes the protein MSPSPSVSVILPAYNEAARILGTLREIQDYFRAAGRTYEIIVAADGNDGTREKAHEAAKADPNVFVLGGVERLGKGRGVRLGVGLARGEVVGFMDADNKTPVTELDKFLPLLAGGHDLVIGSRTLQRGLIERPQPFYRRVGSHGFRVVLRALIGLHEISDTQCGFKFFRREAARAVFERQRVDGYMFDVEILRIAQLLGLKIAQVPVRWRDDADSRLELVAGNLRNLRDLLRIRFGTG
- a CDS encoding class I SAM-dependent methyltransferase; the protein is MKGIDDCRVCGKKAFLVGEKTGRFRPRPFRVYHCPSCRFTFVGDPEPDLGALYDEAYYRGQGADPLVRYLDELERPETTVRRYEWAGLLRIARALTGRASGLRWLDYGCGAGGLVRAARAAEHDALGWETGWIRARAAEKGVPMLDEAGLEAARGSFDLVTAVEVVEHLPDPAAELARMAALLKPGGTLFCTTQNARPRRADLLSWSYLVPEVHVSFFEPDTLALAFEKAGLRAERPGRLDGLEDVLRFKILKNLRVAEAGGFERLLPWGPLTRLVDRVYRFQDMPVGRKK